One window of the Prionailurus bengalensis isolate Pbe53 chromosome E1, Fcat_Pben_1.1_paternal_pri, whole genome shotgun sequence genome contains the following:
- the MRPS23 gene encoding 28S ribosomal protein S23, mitochondrial isoform X2 produces the protein MAGSRLQTVGSVFSRTRDLIRAGVLKEKPLWFDIYNAFPPLREPVFRRPRLRYGKAKAAIQDILYPEDRIRAKFYSAYGSGQKAFDLFNPNFKSTCQQFVEKYIELQKLGETDEEKLFVETGKALLAEGVILRRVGEARTQKAGSHVSWESEPPDVKSQTVLENNKPLPEALQGQHMEPSEEQSKALK, from the exons ATGGCGGGGAGCCGGTTGCAGACGGTGGGGAGCGTTTTCTCGCG GACTCGGGACCTGATTCGGGCTGGGGTGTTGAAGGAGAAGCCCCTCTGGTTTGACATATATAACGCTTTTCCTCCACTGAGAGAGCCGGTCTTCCGAAGGCCCCGCCTGAGATACGGCAAAGCCAAAGCTGCCATCCAGGACATCTTGTACCCCGAGGATCGGATTAGAGC GAAATTTTATTCGGCCTATGGATCTGGTCAGAAAGCTTTTGATCTGTTCAATCCAAACTTCAAGTCTACCTGTCAACA GTTTGTGGAGAAGTACATTGAGCTACAGAAGCTTGGAGAAACAGATGAAGAGAAATTATTTGTGGAAACAGGAAAGGCTTTATTGGCAGAAGGTGTCATTTTAAGACGAGTAGGAGAAGCAAGGACT CAAAAGGCAGGTAGTCACGTTTCCTGGGAATCTGAACCTCCGGATGTGAAATCCCAAACAGTGTTGGAAAACAACAAGCCTCTGCCGGAAGCTCTACAGGGCCAGCATATGGAGCCGTCGGAGGAACAGTCGAAAG CACTCAAATGA
- the MRPS23 gene encoding 28S ribosomal protein S23, mitochondrial isoform X1: protein MAGSRLQTVGSVFSRTRDLIRAGVLKEKPLWFDIYNAFPPLREPVFRRPRLRYGKAKAAIQDILYPEDRIRAKFYSAYGSGQKAFDLFNPNFKSTCQQFVEKYIELQKLGETDEEKLFVETGKALLAEGVILRRVGEARTQKAGSHVSWESEPPDVKSQTVLENNKPLPEALQGQHMEPSEEQSKGLSPP, encoded by the exons ATGGCGGGGAGCCGGTTGCAGACGGTGGGGAGCGTTTTCTCGCG GACTCGGGACCTGATTCGGGCTGGGGTGTTGAAGGAGAAGCCCCTCTGGTTTGACATATATAACGCTTTTCCTCCACTGAGAGAGCCGGTCTTCCGAAGGCCCCGCCTGAGATACGGCAAAGCCAAAGCTGCCATCCAGGACATCTTGTACCCCGAGGATCGGATTAGAGC GAAATTTTATTCGGCCTATGGATCTGGTCAGAAAGCTTTTGATCTGTTCAATCCAAACTTCAAGTCTACCTGTCAACA GTTTGTGGAGAAGTACATTGAGCTACAGAAGCTTGGAGAAACAGATGAAGAGAAATTATTTGTGGAAACAGGAAAGGCTTTATTGGCAGAAGGTGTCATTTTAAGACGAGTAGGAGAAGCAAGGACT CAAAAGGCAGGTAGTCACGTTTCCTGGGAATCTGAACCTCCGGATGTGAAATCCCAAACAGTGTTGGAAAACAACAAGCCTCTGCCGGAAGCTCTACAGGGCCAGCATATGGAGCCGTCGGAGGAACAGTCGAAAGGTCTCTCACCTCCCTGA